The segment TGAGCAGAATCCCGACATGACAGGATCCAAAATAAGTGAAATTGCCGCAGCTAGTAATGCAGAAATTGTCAtcaaggataaaaagaaagaatcaaaAAACAGTAGTAAAAAAGAAGCATCTGGAATCAAGAACTGGTATGAAGCGAAGTCACCAGAAGGTTACACTTATTACTGGCACGTTGAAACAGGTGGTAAGATCCTTGTCTGGCTGAGTAattattgtcctttttcttcttcttcttcttcatattattcttattcttattctttttcttcttatgtgCACACATGATAGgtactctctgtgtgtgtgtgtgtgcatgtgcgtgtgcgtgtgcgtgtgcgtgtgcgtgtgcgtgtgtgcgtgcgtgtgtctagctatctgtctgtctgtctctgtgtgtctgtgtccatctGGTGACAAACTCTGGTATAAAGTTccattatacataatacatattgttatttattcatagTTTACATTGAATAATTGCTGTGGTGATGTCAATATGAAAGTTAATCAAAACTTGTCCCTAACTTATCCTTAGTTGAGTTTAAAATTTTGAAACCATCCAATTAATTATCAATTCTTGCAGAATCAAAATGGGAGACTCCAGATGAAGGTTACTTATCCATAAAGGAACAGGAAAAATTGAGCACCAAGAGTGACAAGGGATCAGAGAACACTACAGcagcctctgcctctcttccttgcGGTCCAGTCCAGAAAGCAGAAGCCTTTAGCTCGTGGAAAAAAGTTGAAAAGTATGAAGTTCATTTCCTCCTGACTTTGAAGCTTATGATTATAGATATGCAGTTTCTATGGATATGTTTGAAGTATGAGGCTTAGAAAATATATAGTtgtttatgataatagaaattcaTCATTTAATACATTTGTAAAAATAGTGATATTCAAGTAGCTGAAACTTTGTTGTAAGTTggaatataaactttttttttattattcattccaGTAACCCCAGCAGTTATAAAATTTACTTTATCAGGCCAGTACTTCATCCTTAAAGACAGTTGTATATCATTAATGTGAGGAATAATTTAGGCACTTGAATTCTTATTATTTACTGTATAGACAAGTCTTGGCCATCCAAAATTTTATAATAGTTTCTATGAAACCTCATTTTGTTCTACTACAACGCAATATATTTTGCATTGCAGTAGAACaaaatggctatacttgtactaaggcaccaatgagccagttatgagtactacctgtctcgtctgtttacccttttctttaatttattaaaatattttacgttatcttattttgctattactaatgtttataacattattgtaattattatgtttataataaaaataagaccatcaatattcatagcactagtaaaaaatacattttcccaccaattcaaggaaaggtgaaatcaggtaaggcagagccatctatgtgtaaagacatttcacaaaaaatataaaaaattagcatagccttttccccattttttatatattttccccgGCGGCTATGGGTTAAAGAATTATTCATTGAATTTATTGAAGACACTACATTTTCATCAACTTGATGGCATTATTTAATTTTACCTTATGATTTCACCCTATTGCAATTTTATGTAGTAATGCCTCATCACATTTTTCTTTGATATAAATTGGAAAAACTCCTTTTTCAGGGAACCAGCCAAGCAGATTGACTACCAGTTGCCAGAGCTCCCTGAAAATGAGTACTATGGTCCAGAGCTTTCCTTCAAGCAACAGGAGTCTACTTTTAAGGAGAAGACAGTGACTCTCTCAGCAAAGGACAGAAGCAGTGGAGTAAATGTAGGATTCAAGAAGAGAAGAGCAGCCGACGACATGAAAAAGAATATGAGACGGAGAACAGATGATTTATAGTTGTTTCCtcctcttttgtattttttttttcttttttgtctccttcATTTTAGTGATTTTATTATGACTTATTTCCATcttatttgctcttttttttattgtccatCTTTCGTGCCtataattttccatttttccctttagtattttctctcttattccttttctttctctgtctctctctgacttctaGTAAACTAGCCCATTATGTGATGGTTAAAGAGACACACATTGTAATTTTGAATAAAAGCCTTGttgatattttatgtattttttaccaAGTTTCCACTGTGTGCTTTTAGGAAattaaggggaagagaagaaagtgagagtatTGATTTAAAAGGGATAAACTATGAAAAGTGTTTGaaatttattatgaaaatgaaatatgtatatattgtgtttatatgtgttagaTTGCAAACAGGTAAAAGTGCATTTATAGCTGTAATGTAATACAGGTTATATGTTCTTAAATCTAATTTCTAAAAGTCACAAAAGTAAATATGAAATAGATAAGGTTAATACCAACttacaagtttgtttttttttcacattagaATTTAACTACTAAATTAATTTGTGCTTTTATATTTCACAATGGACTTCATTCAATTGTCTTTGTttacaatatattattatatccttTGCATATACTTCATGTTTCccaagaaaaaatgtttttttcataaAGGATTAAGTAAATTACAATTTCctgtactttctttttcttaccaattattataacaaaaaatcaGGACACTGCCATCATTACTTGaacatcttttttatctattttgatattcaatattattagtattttcagtgGCATGGTCAGAAGCAAATacatgggaaagggggaaaaattatattgatacttGGTAATCTCTGACAACACTGAGTCTGTAGGTCTCTAGGTCTGTACAGCAAGGAAATGTGCTCATGATTATAACCCCTGATAGTTCTTGtgatgtaattactattatcatgaacctttttatgatcatatataatatcataatgataataatattagcagtaaaagggatgataataataataataattataataataataataataataataataataatgataacaataataatagtaataataatgataataataaagatcctgataataatgatcataacagtgataatatagaAAATTTTATGACTAAGAATCTTTACACTGCTAGAACTGTAGATGACACATTGAGTATATCTTCATCATAAGTATTTTGGAAGAATACACGATTAAAGATATTCACAGTGTTACAataaacagtaacagcaataataattaattatggttattaacattatcgttgctattattactattattattattatttttattattattattatcattattattattattattattattattatatcactatttttattactacaattatcacttttatcattattattactgctatcataattatgactattatcagtaacattttcattattattagtgaatatcaacattgttgttattattatcattttctattattattattactcttattattattattattattattattgttattattattattattactattattataattattattattactattattattattactattattattatt is part of the Penaeus chinensis breed Huanghai No. 1 chromosome 35, ASM1920278v2, whole genome shotgun sequence genome and harbors:
- the LOC125044280 gene encoding WW domain-binding protein 4-like encodes the protein MSEYWKSNPRKFCDFCKCWIADNKPSVEFHERGKRHKENVQIRLAEMGKKGREDFEAKQNEADFLKSMEEAALKAYKSDIEQNPDMTGSKISEIAAASNAEIVIKDKKKESKNSSKKEASGIKNWYEAKSPEGYTYYWHVETGESKWETPDEGYLSIKEQEKLSTKSDKGSENTTAASASLPCGPVQKAEAFSSWKKVEKEPAKQIDYQLPELPENEYYGPELSFKQQESTFKEKTVTLSAKDRSSGVNVGFKKRRAADDMKKNMRRRTDDL